The Lysobacter capsici genome has a segment encoding these proteins:
- a CDS encoding AsmA family protein, with product MSASDNAAADGAGQAPPARGGFASIRRHPWLSLLGVIALAIVALIALWDWNWFKGPIERQVEARTGRKFDIDGNLDVDLGRVSVIRADGLSFANAPWAKQPMMATAQRLELSIEVWPLFKGDIRIPDIRLTQPRVNLQTDAKHGGNWVFERGGGGELPRFRKIWIQDGRMEFLDPAGKTDIRLSVNSRQPRREDAAPPVEVDGGGHWKANRFTLQGRAESPLELSNSQKPYRLNLRAVAGATRAHARGELVDPFHLRDFDLQFALAGKNLADLYPLIGVAIPPTPPYALDGRLRRDGVRWNYDDFTGKVGDSDLAGDASVDTGGPRVYLRADLISKRLDFDDLAGFIGAPPQTGRGESTNPELAAQNAQLDAKPKLLPDTPYRLDKLRSMDADVKLKAARINAPGWPLDDMQAHLLLENGLLKLDPLNFGVADGDIRSNITMDARNATIRTRADITARGLTLSKLLPEVKLAQDAVGKVGGRIVLSGSGNSIAKMLGSGDGSIAVGMGQGQISNLLMEFAGIDLAEILKFKLTHDRKIPIRCAFGDFAVNDGVMTAQSLAFDTSDTVLVGAGTISLREEKLDLTIRARPKDRSFLSLRAPLMVTGTFKQPNARPDYKRLGLRGAAAIALGAIAPPAALLATLELGPGKDAGCAGHVVN from the coding sequence ATGTCCGCTTCCGATAACGCCGCTGCCGACGGCGCCGGCCAAGCTCCGCCCGCGCGCGGCGGATTCGCGTCGATTCGCCGCCATCCCTGGCTCAGCCTGCTGGGCGTGATCGCGCTGGCGATCGTGGCGCTGATCGCGCTGTGGGACTGGAACTGGTTCAAGGGCCCGATCGAACGCCAGGTCGAAGCGCGCACCGGACGCAAGTTCGACATCGACGGCAACCTCGATGTCGACCTGGGCCGGGTGTCGGTGATCCGCGCCGACGGACTGAGCTTCGCCAATGCGCCATGGGCCAAGCAGCCGATGATGGCGACCGCGCAGCGGCTGGAACTGTCGATCGAAGTCTGGCCCTTGTTCAAGGGCGACATCCGCATTCCCGACATCCGCCTGACCCAGCCGCGGGTCAACCTGCAGACCGACGCCAAGCACGGCGGCAACTGGGTGTTCGAACGCGGCGGCGGCGGCGAACTGCCGAGATTCCGCAAGATCTGGATCCAGGACGGCCGCATGGAATTCCTCGATCCGGCCGGCAAGACCGACATCCGCCTGAGCGTCAACAGCCGCCAGCCGCGCCGCGAAGACGCCGCGCCGCCGGTCGAGGTCGACGGCGGCGGTCACTGGAAAGCCAACCGCTTCACCCTGCAAGGCCGCGCCGAATCGCCGCTGGAACTGAGCAACAGCCAGAAGCCGTATCGCTTGAACCTGCGCGCGGTGGCCGGCGCGACCCGCGCGCATGCGCGCGGCGAACTGGTCGATCCGTTTCATCTGCGCGACTTCGACCTGCAGTTCGCACTGGCCGGCAAGAACCTCGCCGACCTGTACCCGCTGATCGGCGTGGCGATCCCGCCGACCCCGCCGTACGCGCTAGACGGCCGCCTGCGCCGCGACGGCGTGCGCTGGAACTACGACGATTTCACCGGCAAGGTCGGCGACAGCGATCTGGCAGGCGACGCCAGCGTCGACACCGGCGGGCCACGGGTGTATCTGCGCGCCGACCTGATTTCCAAACGCCTGGACTTCGACGACCTCGCCGGCTTCATCGGCGCGCCGCCGCAGACCGGCCGCGGCGAAAGCACCAATCCCGAACTCGCCGCGCAGAACGCGCAACTCGACGCGAAACCCAAGCTGCTGCCCGACACGCCGTACCGCCTCGACAAGCTGCGTTCGATGGATGCGGACGTAAAGCTCAAGGCCGCGCGGATCAACGCGCCGGGCTGGCCGCTGGACGACATGCAGGCGCATCTGCTACTGGAAAACGGCCTGCTCAAGCTCGATCCGCTGAATTTCGGCGTCGCCGACGGCGACATCCGCTCCAACATCACCATGGACGCGCGCAACGCCACCATCCGCACCCGCGCCGACATCACTGCGCGCGGCCTGACCCTGTCCAAGCTGCTGCCCGAAGTGAAACTGGCCCAGGATGCGGTCGGCAAGGTCGGCGGACGCATCGTCCTGAGCGGCAGCGGCAACTCGATCGCCAAGATGCTCGGCAGCGGCGACGGCAGCATTGCGGTCGGCATGGGCCAGGGCCAGATCAGCAACCTGCTGATGGAATTCGCCGGCATCGATCTGGCCGAGATCCTCAAGTTCAAGCTGACCCACGACCGCAAGATCCCGATCCGCTGCGCGTTCGGCGACTTCGCCGTCAACGACGGAGTGATGACCGCGCAGTCGCTGGCGTTCGACACCAGCGACACGGTGTTGGTCGGTGCAGGCACGATCAGTCTGCGCGAGGAAAAGCTCGACCTCACCATCCGCGCGCGACCGAAGGACCGCAGTTTCCTGTCGCTGCGCGCGCCGCTGATGGTCACCGGCACCTTCAAGCAACCCAACGCGCGCCCCGACTACAAACGCCTGGGCCTGCGCGGCGCGGCGGCGATCGCGCTGGGCGCCATCGCGCCGCCGGCGGCGTTGTTGGCGACGTTGGAGTTGGGGCCGGGCAAGGATGCGGGGTGTGCGGGCCATGTGGTGAATTGA
- a CDS encoding CBS domain-containing protein, which produces MRTVRQLLDAKAAEVFAIGPDAPVIDAIRLMAEKRIGAVLVMEGSRLAGILSERDYARKIVLQGRSSADTPVRDIMTAQVVSVSLGDSAERCMQIVTERRIRHLPVLEDGEVIGVVSIGDLVKAVIEDQQVELDQLQRYIAS; this is translated from the coding sequence ATGCGCACCGTACGACAGCTGTTGGACGCCAAGGCGGCTGAGGTTTTCGCGATCGGCCCCGATGCGCCGGTCATCGACGCGATCCGGTTGATGGCCGAAAAACGGATCGGCGCGGTCCTGGTGATGGAGGGATCGCGATTGGCCGGGATCCTGTCCGAGCGCGACTACGCCCGCAAGATCGTGCTGCAGGGCCGTTCCTCGGCCGACACCCCGGTACGCGACATCATGACCGCGCAGGTCGTCAGCGTGAGCCTGGGCGACAGCGCCGAGCGCTGCATGCAGATCGTGACCGAGCGGCGCATCCGCCACTTGCCCGTGCTCGAAGACGGCGAGGTGATCGGCGTGGTGTCGATCGGCGACCTGGTCAAAGCGGTGATCGAGGATCAGCAGGTGGAACTGGATCAGTTGCAGCGCTACATCGCCAGCTGA
- a CDS encoding glycosyltransferase family 2 protein: MSRDRVTVVLAAFDEAASLPLLQPRIAAALDALRADGVEGRVLYVDDGSRDRTWPILQEIAAADPRVSLLRLSRNFGKEAALTAGLDLVDDGAALILDADGQDPPELIAQFVALWREGYDDVYGTRLEREGEGWLKRGTAHAFYRVIGRLSRTPIPADTGDFRLLSPRALDALRQLRERHRFMKGLFGWIGYNRIAVPYHREPRVAGASKFNLWRLWNLALEGITSFSTAPLRLATYLGLATALVAFAYALKVVIKALLFGDPVQGWPTMMAVILFLGGVQLIALGLIGEYLGRLYEESKQRPLYLVDTWQPAAGVSSGQTRFSQLDPQLVEGDRNAHRTTAVGRQGG; this comes from the coding sequence ATGAGCCGCGATCGCGTCACCGTCGTCCTGGCCGCCTTCGACGAGGCGGCCAGCCTGCCCCTGCTGCAGCCGCGCATCGCCGCGGCGCTGGACGCCTTGCGGGCCGACGGCGTCGAGGGCCGCGTGCTGTACGTCGACGACGGCAGCCGCGACCGCACCTGGCCGATCCTGCAGGAGATCGCCGCGGCCGATCCGCGGGTGTCGCTGCTGCGGCTGTCGCGCAACTTCGGCAAGGAGGCCGCTTTGACCGCCGGTCTGGATCTGGTCGACGACGGCGCCGCGCTGATTCTCGACGCCGATGGGCAAGACCCGCCGGAATTGATCGCGCAATTCGTCGCGCTGTGGCGCGAAGGTTATGACGACGTGTACGGCACCCGCCTGGAACGCGAAGGCGAAGGCTGGCTCAAGCGCGGCACCGCGCATGCGTTCTACCGGGTGATCGGACGGCTGTCGCGCACGCCGATCCCGGCCGACACCGGCGATTTCCGCCTGCTCTCGCCGCGCGCGCTGGACGCATTGCGGCAATTGCGCGAGCGCCATCGATTCATGAAGGGCCTGTTCGGCTGGATCGGCTACAACCGCATCGCGGTGCCGTATCACCGCGAACCGCGGGTGGCCGGCGCCAGCAAGTTCAACCTGTGGCGGTTGTGGAACCTGGCGCTGGAAGGCATCACCAGTTTCTCGACCGCGCCGCTGCGGCTGGCCACGTATCTGGGGCTGGCGACGGCGCTGGTGGCGTTCGCGTACGCGCTCAAGGTGGTGATCAAGGCGCTGCTGTTCGGCGACCCGGTGCAGGGCTGGCCGACGATGATGGCGGTGATCCTGTTCCTGGGCGGCGTGCAGCTGATCGCGCTGGGCCTGATCGGCGAATACCTGGGCCGGCTGTACGAGGAATCCAAACAGCGGCCGCTGTACCTCGTCGACACCTGGCAGCCCGCGGCAGGAGTATCCTCGGGGCAGACCCGGTTTTCCCAGCTCGATCCCCAGCTCGTGGAAGGAGACCGTAATGCGCACCGTACGACAGCTGTTGGACGCCAAGGCGGCTGA
- the trhA gene encoding PAQR family membrane homeostasis protein TrhA gives MTIAHAPAHGEHSIREEIANALTHGLGATAALAGGAVMITLAALYGDAWQLGSAIVFGISLLLLYLASTLYHAIQHPIVKGRLKVFDHCAIYLLIAGTYTPFTLIGLRGPWGWGLFAAIWALAVAGIVFKLFYTGRFKLLSTIIYIAMGWLVIVAAKPLLNALDASTLGWLLAGGICYTLGTVFYHRPSLKYSHAIWHLFVVGGSVCHYIAVLSQVVPASRLIPGA, from the coding sequence ATGACCATCGCCCATGCCCCCGCTCACGGCGAGCACTCGATCCGCGAAGAGATCGCCAATGCCCTGACCCACGGTCTGGGCGCCACCGCGGCCCTGGCCGGCGGCGCGGTGATGATCACCCTGGCCGCGCTGTACGGCGACGCCTGGCAGCTCGGCAGCGCGATCGTGTTCGGGATCAGCCTGCTGCTGCTGTACCTCGCCTCGACCCTGTACCACGCGATCCAGCACCCGATCGTCAAGGGCCGGCTGAAGGTCTTCGACCATTGCGCGATCTATCTGCTGATCGCCGGCACCTACACCCCGTTCACCCTGATCGGCCTGCGCGGTCCGTGGGGCTGGGGCCTGTTCGCGGCGATCTGGGCCCTGGCCGTGGCCGGGATCGTGTTCAAGCTGTTCTACACCGGCCGCTTCAAGCTGCTGTCGACCATCATCTACATCGCCATGGGCTGGCTGGTGATCGTGGCGGCCAAGCCCCTGCTCAACGCGCTCGACGCCTCGACCCTGGGCTGGCTGCTCGCCGGCGGCATCTGCTACACGCTGGGCACGGTGTTCTATCACCGGCCGTCGCTGAAGTACTCGCACGCGATCTGGCATCTGTTCGTCGTGGGCGGCAGCGTCTGCCATTACATCGCGGTGCTATCGCAGGTGGTGCCGGCTTCGCGCCTGATTCCCGGGGCGTGA